One Lentibacillus cibarius DNA window includes the following coding sequences:
- a CDS encoding nucleoside recognition domain-containing protein: MTGIVQRGLKQGMHVTWTLGKVIFPITLIVTILQHTPILPWVVDKISPLMGLIGLSGEAAVPLVLGNALNLYAGIAAIVSFDFTVKEVLIMAVMLSFSHNLFIESTVASKVGVNWWIISGIRLSLALVAATVINLIWRGGAEQARYGLLSSEDTAFGGPIEIVLQGLQTALFAVVQLAAIVMVLMVIMQFLREKGWLQLFSDKLAPFTKLLGMEKNTTMTLVAGLTIGLAYGAGLMIQAVEEDGVSKRDMYLALVFLVSCHAVVEDTVIFIPLGIPVWPLLLIRLSTAIVLTMTVAFIWKRLEYRKRKGTAHEHSYHTL, from the coding sequence GTGACCGGTATTGTACAGCGCGGCTTGAAACAAGGTATGCATGTAACATGGACCTTGGGGAAAGTTATTTTTCCGATCACATTGATTGTGACGATATTGCAACATACACCCATTTTACCTTGGGTGGTTGACAAAATCAGTCCGTTAATGGGTTTGATTGGGCTGAGTGGGGAGGCAGCTGTTCCATTGGTTCTCGGTAATGCTTTAAATCTATATGCCGGCATTGCTGCTATCGTATCGTTTGATTTCACCGTAAAAGAAGTACTCATCATGGCGGTCATGCTTTCGTTTTCCCATAATCTATTCATCGAATCGACGGTCGCATCAAAAGTGGGCGTGAACTGGTGGATCATCTCAGGGATACGGCTGTCATTGGCATTGGTGGCCGCGACTGTAATTAATCTTATTTGGCGGGGTGGGGCAGAACAGGCACGGTATGGGTTACTATCATCAGAAGATACAGCGTTCGGCGGCCCGATTGAAATTGTTCTTCAAGGGCTGCAAACAGCGTTATTCGCTGTTGTGCAGCTGGCGGCAATTGTCATGGTGCTAATGGTTATCATGCAATTTCTACGGGAAAAGGGGTGGCTGCAGTTATTTTCAGATAAACTTGCACCATTCACAAAGCTTCTAGGTATGGAAAAAAATACAACGATGACGCTTGTTGCGGGACTGACAATTGGTTTGGCATATGGGGCGGGATTAATGATTCAAGCCGTGGAGGAAGATGGAGTGTCCAAGCGTGACATGTATTTGGCACTTGTCTTTCTTGTATCCTGTCATGCGGTAGTAGAGGATACAGTGATATTCATTCCGCTTGGGATCCCCGTCTGGCCACTGCTACTCATTCGCTTATCAACAGCAATTGTATTAACGATGACCGTCGCTTTCATTTGGAAACGGTTGGAATATCGAAAAAGGAAGGGAACAGCACATGAACATTCATACCATACTCTTTGA
- the lgt gene encoding prolipoprotein diacylglyceryl transferase, with the protein MSCSAPALDRVFIELGPLTIYWYGLIIAFGAFLGLYIATKESDRLGLQKDLMTDLVVFAIPVSIIFARLYYVIFEWDRYVGGPWWDVFAVWEGGIAIHGALIGAVLTAIVFARVKNVPFWQLADIAAPSLILGQAIGRWGNFMNQEAHGGPISESVFNSFHTYLPDFIMNQMCIEGVMYHPTFLYESVWNILVLVFLLVLRRKNPLRGEVFLSYVMAYSAGRFFIEGMRTDSLYIPGTDIRMAQLISVALIIAVIGVMVYRRVSGMARKHYDGQNKHKTKK; encoded by the coding sequence ATGAGCTGCAGTGCACCCGCATTGGATCGTGTTTTTATTGAGCTTGGGCCACTGACTATTTATTGGTATGGTTTAATTATTGCGTTTGGTGCTTTTTTAGGTTTGTATATAGCGACGAAAGAATCGGATCGACTTGGATTACAGAAAGATTTAATGACTGACTTAGTTGTTTTCGCCATCCCAGTGTCGATTATTTTCGCGCGTCTGTATTATGTGATTTTTGAATGGGATCGCTATGTTGGTGGACCGTGGTGGGATGTTTTTGCAGTTTGGGAAGGCGGTATCGCTATTCACGGCGCATTAATTGGTGCTGTATTGACAGCGATTGTATTTGCACGTGTGAAAAATGTTCCGTTTTGGCAGCTGGCGGATATTGCCGCACCGAGTTTGATTCTGGGGCAGGCGATTGGCCGCTGGGGAAATTTTATGAACCAGGAGGCACATGGCGGACCGATTTCAGAGTCCGTGTTTAACAGTTTTCATACATATTTGCCGGATTTCATCATGAATCAAATGTGCATCGAGGGAGTCATGTATCATCCGACGTTTCTTTATGAATCAGTTTGGAATATTCTTGTACTCGTCTTCTTGCTGGTCCTTCGTCGTAAAAATCCGTTGCGGGGAGAAGTGTTTTTAAGTTATGTGATGGCTTATTCAGCTGGACGGTTCTTTATTGAAGGAATGCGAACAGATAGTCTCTATATTCCGGGGACTGATATTCGCATGGCCCAGCTCATATCAGTAGCATTGATTATTGCAGTTATTGGCGTAATGGTTTATCGACGTGTTTCTGGCATGGCACGAAAACATTACGATGGTCAAAATAAACACAAAACAAAAAAGTGA
- the hprK gene encoding HPr(Ser) kinase/phosphatase → MEKVRTEDLLKNFNLTLVAGEDGIHREITSSDVHRPGIEMTGYFEYYPKERVQLIGKTEMAYFLDLKEENKKDRMERLCTDITPVIVVSRGMDIPEVILETADNAGVPVLHSPRKTTRVISRLTNYLEAKFAPFTAIHGVLVDIYGVGVLITGQSGVGKSETALELVKRGHRLVADDSVEIYQEDYDQLIGNSPPLIEHLLEIRGLGIINVMTLFGAGSVRSHKKISLIINLELWDENKQYDRLGLDEETMKIMDVNLPKATIPVRPGRNLAVIIEVAAMNFRLKRMGVNAAEEFSERLTAMIDQETDIE, encoded by the coding sequence ATGGAAAAAGTCCGCACAGAAGATTTGCTGAAAAATTTTAATCTGACACTGGTCGCAGGAGAAGATGGCATACATAGGGAGATCACCTCTAGTGACGTACACAGGCCGGGGATTGAAATGACCGGTTATTTTGAGTATTATCCAAAAGAACGGGTTCAATTGATTGGTAAAACAGAAATGGCGTATTTCCTTGATTTAAAAGAAGAAAATAAAAAGGACCGTATGGAACGGTTATGTACCGATATCACCCCCGTAATTGTTGTTTCGCGTGGGATGGATATTCCGGAAGTCATTCTTGAAACGGCAGACAATGCAGGCGTACCTGTTTTACATTCACCGCGGAAAACAACGCGTGTAATTAGCAGGCTTACCAATTATCTTGAAGCAAAGTTTGCGCCGTTCACAGCTATACATGGAGTGTTAGTTGATATTTATGGTGTCGGCGTGCTTATAACTGGACAAAGTGGTGTCGGAAAAAGCGAGACAGCCCTTGAGCTGGTTAAGCGAGGACACCGTCTCGTCGCGGATGATAGTGTGGAGATCTATCAGGAGGATTACGACCAACTTATCGGCAATTCCCCGCCGCTGATTGAGCATTTGCTGGAAATACGCGGGCTGGGGATTATAAATGTTATGACGCTATTCGGTGCTGGTTCCGTTCGCAGCCATAAGAAAATATCGCTTATCATCAATCTAGAGTTATGGGATGAAAACAAACAGTATGACCGACTTGGGCTTGACGAGGAAACAATGAAAATCATGGATGTTAATCTTCCGAAAGCTACCATCCCGGTTCGACCTGGACGAAATCTTGCTGTCATCATAGAAGTTGCGGCAATGAATTTCCGATTGAAGCGTATGGGTGTTAATGCCGCTGAGGAATTTTCCGAACGACTGACCGCGATGATTGATCAGGAAACAGATATAGAGTAG
- a CDS encoding phage holin family protein encodes MLLRWAVSIVLNAVALIVAAELFDGFHLAGFGTALLASIILGILNTIVKPILVVLTMPITFLTLGLFLFVINAITLMITQTVMDESFMISGFGTAIIAAVILAILNLLLNKLVRDRIT; translated from the coding sequence ATGTTGCTGCGTTGGGCCGTATCAATTGTTCTGAATGCTGTTGCACTCATCGTGGCGGCTGAGCTGTTTGATGGGTTTCATCTTGCTGGATTCGGGACTGCACTTTTGGCAAGTATCATCCTTGGTATTCTGAACACAATTGTAAAGCCGATACTCGTAGTGTTGACGATGCCGATTACATTTTTGACACTTGGTTTATTTTTGTTTGTGATTAATGCCATAACGTTAATGATCACACAGACTGTTATGGATGAATCGTTTATGATTTCAGGATTCGGTACAGCTATTATCGCAGCAGTGATTCTTGCAATTTTAAATCTGCTCCTGAACAAGTTGGTAAGAGATAGAATAACGTAA
- the bshB2 gene encoding bacillithiol biosynthesis deacetylase BshB2, which translates to MEKHVVVIFPHPDDESFGAAGTITAFREQGVPVTYLCGTLGEMGRNMGSPPFANRETLPVIRKEELINACEKLDINLRMLGYRDKTMEFEDKREVANHLKRHLDELQPSLVITHFPEHAVHPDHNAMGAAAIEAIRLMEPENRPVVWAHAITNNYIEELGQPDIHNDVSPYFEQKMEAVLAHKSQASGILGKFQESASLSADVMEAAKERLGVEQFYVWKFSK; encoded by the coding sequence ATGGAAAAACATGTCGTTGTTATTTTTCCGCACCCGGATGATGAATCATTTGGTGCAGCAGGAACGATTACAGCATTTCGTGAGCAGGGTGTACCAGTCACCTATTTATGTGGGACATTAGGTGAAATGGGACGAAATATGGGTTCGCCCCCTTTTGCCAATCGAGAAACACTTCCAGTTATTCGAAAAGAAGAGTTAATCAACGCATGTGAAAAGTTAGATATTAATCTACGTATGCTCGGTTATCGTGATAAGACGATGGAATTTGAGGATAAACGGGAAGTTGCTAATCATTTGAAACGTCATTTGGATGAGTTGCAGCCGAGCCTTGTCATTACACATTTTCCTGAACACGCAGTACACCCTGATCATAATGCGATGGGGGCTGCGGCCATTGAAGCGATTCGACTGATGGAACCAGAAAATCGCCCCGTTGTTTGGGCACATGCAATAACCAATAACTATATAGAGGAACTTGGCCAACCCGATATCCACAATGATGTCAGCCCATATTTTGAACAGAAGATGGAAGCTGTTTTAGCACATAAGTCTCAGGCTAGTGGAATCCTCGGCAAATTCCAGGAGAGTGCCTCTTTATCTGCAGATGTCATGGAAGCTGCGAAAGAACGTTTAGGAGTAGAGCAATTTTATGTTTGGAAATTTAGTAAATAG
- a CDS encoding YojF family protein, translated as MEPIEIEKVQQLLQGYCNKDVYIHLETTNGAYASHFDDKAYNVGAYIRNAKVKFSQAKIIGDGKTYRAGLKLELGWIYAEGLTEWTLHNGSQLLLAGHDREGRLMVALHISETPLGHEYAASDSVAAE; from the coding sequence ATGGAACCAATTGAAATTGAAAAAGTACAGCAATTACTGCAAGGATACTGCAACAAGGATGTCTATATCCATTTGGAGACGACAAATGGTGCTTATGCGAGCCATTTTGATGATAAAGCATACAATGTTGGTGCATACATCCGTAATGCGAAAGTGAAATTCTCGCAAGCAAAAATTATTGGTGACGGAAAGACATACCGGGCAGGACTGAAACTGGAATTAGGCTGGATTTATGCTGAGGGCTTGACCGAGTGGACACTACATAATGGGTCACAGCTTTTGCTTGCCGGCCATGATCGGGAAGGGCGTTTAATGGTGGCTTTACACATCAGTGAGACACCGCTTGGCCATGAATATGCTGCCAGTGACAGTGTAGCAGCTGAATAA
- the uvrA gene encoding excinuclease ABC subunit UvrA translates to MPSKAITIQGARAHNLQNINVSIPKNELVVLTGLSGSGKSSLAFDTVYAEGQRRYVESLSAYARQFLGQMDKPDVDAIEGLSPAISIDQKTTSKNPRSTVGTVTEIYDYLRLLYARIGRPTCPKHGIEISSQTVQQMVDRILEYPERTKMQILAPIVSGRKGEHAKTIEYLKQKGYVRIRVDQEMREVTDDIQLEKNKPHSIEVVVDRIIVKEGISGRLSDSIETALGLGDGKIIVDVIGDEELMFSENHACPICGFSIEELEPRLFSFNSPYGACPTCDGLGTNLEVDLELVIPDRGKTLKEHAIAAWEPISSQYYPQLLKSVCDHYDIDMTIPVKDIPKKKMDKILYGSGNEKIRFHYTNEFGNVRDNDIYFEGVLNNIARRYRETSSDFTRELLEKYMANKNCPDCGGHRLKEEALAVLVNGMHISEVTDYAITEAKEFFQSLNLTEKEQTIGKMILKEITDRLDFMNNVGLNYLTLSRSAGTLSGGEAQRIRLATQIGSALTGVLYVLDEPSIGLHQRDNYRLINTLKRMRDLDNTLIVVEHDEDTMLEADHLIDIGPGAGEHGGQIVANGTPENVMKNKESLTGQYLAGDKFIPLPVKRRKQNKRKQVKVIGAEENNLKKVDASFPIGLMTVVTGVSGSGKSTLVNDILYKSLSKQLHRAKHKPGKHQRMNGIGNIEKVIDIDQSPIGRTPRSNPATYTGVFDDIRDVFAQTNEAKVRGYKKGRFSFNVKGGRCEACHGDGIIKIEMHFLPDVYVPCEVCHGKRYNRETLEVEYKGKSIADVLDMTIEEALDFFGNIPKIKRKLQTVYDVGLGYIRLGQQATTLSGGEAQRVKLASELHRRSNGKTFYILDEPTTGLHTDDINRLLNVLQRLVGNGDTVLIIEHNLDVIKTADHIIDLGPEGGDGGGEIIATGTPEEVAVNEASYTGKFLKPILERDQKRMEAALAEREKVGLN, encoded by the coding sequence ATGCCAAGTAAAGCAATTACCATCCAAGGCGCACGTGCACATAATCTACAAAATATTAACGTATCCATTCCTAAGAATGAACTTGTTGTTTTAACAGGTTTATCAGGATCCGGTAAATCTTCGTTGGCTTTTGATACGGTTTATGCCGAAGGGCAGCGTCGCTATGTAGAGTCTCTTTCAGCCTATGCGCGACAATTTTTAGGCCAGATGGACAAGCCGGATGTTGATGCGATTGAAGGGTTATCACCAGCGATTTCCATTGACCAAAAGACAACGAGCAAAAATCCACGCTCAACTGTCGGAACCGTTACGGAAATTTATGATTATTTGCGTCTGCTGTATGCCCGTATCGGTCGGCCAACTTGTCCGAAACATGGAATTGAAATCAGTTCACAGACAGTCCAGCAGATGGTTGATCGGATCCTGGAGTACCCTGAACGGACCAAAATGCAAATTCTTGCCCCAATCGTCTCAGGAAGAAAAGGCGAACATGCCAAAACAATAGAATATCTCAAACAGAAAGGGTATGTCCGGATTCGGGTTGATCAGGAAATGCGGGAAGTGACAGATGATATCCAACTTGAAAAAAATAAGCCCCATTCGATCGAGGTTGTTGTAGACCGTATCATTGTCAAAGAAGGCATTTCCGGGCGTCTTAGTGACTCGATTGAAACTGCGCTCGGTTTAGGTGATGGCAAGATTATCGTTGATGTAATCGGTGATGAAGAACTGATGTTCAGTGAAAATCATGCATGCCCAATATGCGGCTTTTCTATTGAGGAGTTGGAACCAAGGTTGTTCTCATTTAATAGTCCATATGGCGCTTGTCCGACTTGTGACGGCCTAGGTACCAATCTCGAAGTTGACTTAGAGCTGGTTATCCCGGATCGTGGGAAGACATTGAAAGAGCATGCGATTGCAGCATGGGAACCGATTAGTTCACAATATTACCCGCAATTGTTAAAGAGTGTCTGTGATCATTATGATATAGACATGACGATACCGGTAAAAGATATTCCGAAGAAAAAGATGGATAAAATCTTATATGGAAGTGGTAATGAAAAAATTCGTTTTCATTACACGAATGAGTTTGGTAATGTACGAGATAATGATATTTATTTTGAAGGTGTATTGAATAACATTGCCCGACGGTATCGGGAAACGTCGTCTGATTTTACGAGAGAGCTGCTGGAGAAATATATGGCTAATAAAAACTGCCCGGACTGTGGTGGACATCGGCTCAAAGAAGAAGCACTTGCTGTATTGGTTAATGGGATGCACATTAGCGAAGTTACCGACTATGCAATCACTGAGGCCAAAGAATTTTTCCAGAGTCTTAATTTGACGGAGAAAGAACAAACCATTGGTAAGATGATTCTTAAAGAAATAACTGACCGTCTTGATTTCATGAATAATGTTGGACTTAATTATTTGACACTGTCACGGTCTGCGGGAACACTTTCAGGCGGGGAGGCACAGCGTATTCGGTTAGCAACGCAAATCGGATCAGCTCTGACAGGTGTTCTGTATGTTCTTGATGAGCCATCCATTGGCCTCCATCAGCGCGATAATTACCGTTTGATTAATACGTTAAAAAGGATGCGTGACTTGGACAATACACTGATTGTTGTCGAGCACGATGAAGATACGATGCTTGAAGCGGACCACCTGATTGATATCGGCCCTGGTGCTGGTGAACATGGCGGACAGATTGTTGCCAATGGTACACCGGAAAACGTGATGAAAAATAAAGAATCATTGACAGGGCAATATTTGGCAGGCGATAAGTTTATTCCGCTTCCGGTCAAACGGCGTAAACAGAATAAACGCAAGCAGGTAAAAGTGATTGGTGCGGAGGAAAACAATCTTAAAAAGGTTGATGCTTCCTTTCCGATTGGACTTATGACCGTTGTGACTGGTGTGTCCGGCTCTGGCAAGAGTACACTGGTCAACGATATTTTATATAAATCACTTTCTAAGCAATTACATCGCGCGAAGCATAAGCCGGGGAAACATCAGCGAATGAATGGTATCGGAAATATTGAAAAGGTAATTGACATTGATCAGTCCCCGATTGGCCGGACGCCACGGTCTAATCCGGCGACATACACGGGTGTTTTCGATGATATTCGCGATGTATTTGCCCAGACAAATGAAGCGAAAGTACGCGGCTATAAAAAGGGCCGATTCAGTTTTAATGTAAAAGGTGGGCGCTGTGAAGCTTGCCATGGCGATGGTATTATCAAAATCGAAATGCACTTTCTCCCTGATGTGTATGTTCCGTGTGAGGTATGTCATGGGAAGCGATACAACCGTGAAACGTTGGAAGTTGAATACAAAGGGAAAAGCATTGCCGATGTGCTTGATATGACTATAGAAGAAGCGCTGGACTTTTTTGGAAACATCCCGAAAATCAAACGGAAATTGCAAACTGTTTATGACGTTGGGCTTGGCTATATTAGGTTGGGCCAGCAAGCAACAACGTTATCAGGTGGGGAGGCGCAGCGTGTTAAACTTGCAAGTGAACTCCATCGTCGTTCCAATGGCAAAACGTTTTATATTCTGGATGAGCCGACGACAGGTTTGCATACAGATGATATTAATAGGCTTTTAAATGTATTGCAACGTCTTGTGGGTAATGGTGATACCGTACTCATCATCGAACACAATCTGGATGTGATTAAAACTGCCGACCATATCATTGACCTCGGTCCTGAGGGTGGTGACGGCGGCGGTGAGATTATTGCGACTGGAACCCCGGAAGAAGTCGCTGTCAACGAAGCATCGTATACAGGTAAATTCTTGAAACCAATTTTAGAACGTGATCAAAAACGAATGGAAGCAGCTCTAGCAGAAAGAGAAAAAGTCGGATTAAACTAA
- the uvrB gene encoding excinuclease ABC subunit UvrB encodes MENKFDLVAQYEPSGDQPDAIADMVEKVKAGQRHQTLLGATGTGKTFTVSNVIKEINRPTLVIAHNKTLAGQLYSEFKELFPNNAVEYFVSYYDYYQPEAYVPSTDTFIEKDASINDEIDKLRHSATSSLFERRDVLIVASVSCIYGLGSPEEYKSQVLSLRMGMEKDRDQLLRELVDIQYARNDIDFQRGTFRVRGDSVEVIPASREEHCIRIEFFGDEIDRIREVDALTGEIIGDREHVAIFPASHFVTREEKLKKAIKNIEKELEERLAEFREQDKLLEAQRLEQRTNYDIEMMYEMGFCSGIENYSRHLTFREPGSTPYTLLDFFPEDFLCVVDESHVTLPQIRGMYNGDKARKQVLVDHGFRLPSALDNRPLTFGEFEKQTNQLIYVSATPGPYEQEHAPDVTEQIIRPTGLLDPKIDVRPIDGQVDDLIEEINKRSQRNERVLVTTLTKKMSEDLTDYLKEIGIKVAYLHSEIKTLERIEIIRDLRVGKYDVLVGINLLREGLDIPEVSLVAILDADKEGFLRSERSLIQTMGRAARNENGEVIMYADSVTRSMQVAIDETNRRREKQLAYNEKHDITPTTIRKEVRDVIRATVASEDNESYESRKADTAEMSKAEKTKMIENMEKEMKQAAKDLDFEKAAELRDIILELKAEG; translated from the coding sequence TTGGAAAATAAATTTGACCTCGTGGCACAGTACGAGCCAAGTGGTGATCAGCCTGATGCAATAGCAGACATGGTTGAAAAAGTGAAAGCCGGTCAGCGTCACCAGACGTTACTCGGTGCAACTGGAACAGGAAAAACATTTACGGTATCAAATGTGATAAAAGAAATTAACCGTCCAACCCTTGTGATTGCTCACAACAAAACGTTGGCCGGGCAATTATACAGTGAATTTAAGGAATTATTTCCGAATAATGCAGTCGAATATTTTGTTAGTTATTATGATTATTATCAGCCAGAGGCATATGTACCATCGACAGATACATTCATTGAAAAGGATGCCAGCATCAATGATGAAATTGATAAACTACGACACTCAGCGACCTCCTCGCTGTTTGAGCGACGTGATGTGCTGATCGTAGCAAGTGTATCATGTATTTACGGCTTGGGTTCACCTGAAGAGTATAAAAGTCAGGTTCTCTCACTCCGGATGGGCATGGAAAAAGATCGTGATCAGCTTTTACGGGAACTTGTTGATATTCAGTATGCCCGGAACGACATTGACTTCCAACGTGGGACATTTCGTGTTCGCGGTGATTCTGTTGAGGTTATTCCGGCTTCAAGAGAGGAACATTGTATCCGAATTGAATTTTTCGGGGATGAAATTGATCGGATTCGGGAAGTTGACGCTTTGACTGGTGAAATTATCGGCGACCGTGAACATGTGGCGATTTTCCCGGCATCCCACTTCGTCACTCGTGAAGAGAAACTCAAAAAGGCAATTAAAAATATTGAAAAAGAACTGGAAGAACGATTGGCCGAGTTTCGGGAGCAAGATAAGTTGCTTGAGGCACAACGATTGGAGCAGCGGACAAATTATGACATTGAAATGATGTATGAAATGGGCTTTTGTTCCGGAATCGAAAATTATTCGCGACATTTAACGTTTAGGGAACCCGGATCGACGCCATACACCTTGTTGGACTTCTTTCCGGAAGATTTTCTTTGTGTAGTGGACGAGTCGCATGTTACCCTCCCACAAATCAGGGGAATGTACAATGGGGACAAGGCACGTAAACAAGTGTTGGTAGATCACGGTTTCCGTCTGCCCTCTGCGCTGGATAACCGTCCACTAACATTTGGTGAATTTGAAAAACAAACAAACCAGCTTATCTATGTTTCGGCAACGCCTGGCCCTTATGAGCAGGAACATGCACCAGATGTGACAGAGCAAATTATTCGGCCAACAGGCTTGTTGGATCCTAAAATAGATGTGCGTCCAATCGATGGGCAGGTTGATGACCTTATTGAAGAAATCAACAAGCGGTCCCAACGGAATGAGCGCGTGCTTGTTACGACCCTGACGAAGAAAATGTCGGAGGATCTGACTGACTACTTGAAAGAGATTGGTATTAAGGTGGCTTACTTGCATTCAGAGATTAAGACATTAGAACGCATTGAAATCATTCGTGATTTGCGTGTCGGTAAATACGATGTTCTTGTCGGAATCAACCTTCTGCGGGAGGGACTGGATATACCGGAAGTGTCGTTGGTTGCCATTTTGGATGCCGATAAGGAAGGATTCCTGCGTTCGGAGCGGTCCCTTATCCAGACAATGGGCCGAGCTGCTCGGAATGAAAACGGGGAAGTAATCATGTATGCCGACAGTGTGACACGGTCAATGCAGGTGGCGATTGATGAAACGAACCGCCGTCGCGAGAAACAACTGGCCTACAACGAAAAACATGACATTACACCGACGACTATCCGAAAAGAAGTAAGGGATGTTATCCGTGCAACGGTGGCATCAGAAGATAATGAATCGTATGAAAGTAGGAAAGCTGATACTGCTGAAATGAGCAAAGCAGAGAAGACGAAGATGATTGAGAATATGGAAAAGGAAATGAAGCAGGCTGCCAAGGATCTTGATTTCGAGAAAGCTGCTGAGCTTCGTGATATTATTTTGGAACTCAAAGCGGAAGGATGA
- a CDS encoding multicopper oxidase domain-containing protein, producing MLTKNGYRLVVGLSAMGLFLSACGGGSIDDKVDGANTDKPANEVNVKTEDVVADTPKIENIGPHKGIDQEPVPIKVERIGEHEVDIDMTSQITNIELDKGETYKAWTFNGTVPGPVIRVKEGDKLNFNLKNMDPKINHSVDFHSVYASPNKDFADVKPNESGTFSYEVGSPGVYMYHCATEPVLQHIANGMYGTMIVEPADGYPTDNEIDKEITVVQSEFYKDGKMEEMVNGEPEYVVFNGSTQAVKDEMIQAKVGDKIRINFVDAGPNEVSSFHVIGTQLETVYVDGDPRNVVEGLQTSMVPVSGSIVAEFTVEKPGIYSFVTHAFDHVTKGALGKIEVTE from the coding sequence ATGTTGACGAAAAATGGGTATCGATTAGTAGTTGGTCTTAGTGCGATGGGTTTGTTCTTATCAGCTTGTGGAGGCGGCTCGATAGATGACAAAGTAGATGGTGCGAATACGGATAAACCTGCAAATGAAGTGAATGTCAAGACTGAAGATGTAGTAGCAGATACACCAAAAATCGAAAACATTGGCCCCCATAAAGGAATTGATCAGGAACCAGTACCGATTAAAGTAGAGCGTATAGGTGAACATGAAGTAGATATTGATATGACATCACAAATTACGAATATTGAACTTGATAAAGGTGAAACGTATAAGGCTTGGACTTTTAATGGAACCGTCCCAGGACCTGTCATCCGTGTGAAAGAAGGAGACAAACTAAATTTCAATCTTAAAAATATGGACCCTAAAATAAATCATTCCGTAGACTTTCATTCTGTTTACGCTTCTCCGAATAAAGACTTTGCTGACGTGAAGCCAAATGAAAGCGGAACGTTCTCTTATGAGGTTGGATCACCTGGTGTTTATATGTATCACTGTGCTACGGAACCGGTGTTACAGCACATTGCAAATGGCATGTATGGAACGATGATAGTTGAACCGGCGGATGGCTACCCAACCGACAATGAAATTGACAAAGAAATTACCGTCGTTCAAAGTGAATTTTATAAAGATGGCAAAATGGAGGAAATGGTGAATGGTGAACCTGAATATGTCGTGTTTAATGGAAGCACACAAGCGGTTAAGGACGAAATGATTCAGGCGAAAGTTGGAGATAAAATTCGGATTAATTTTGTTGATGCCGGCCCAAATGAAGTATCGAGCTTCCATGTTATCGGTACGCAACTTGAAACAGTGTATGTTGATGGTGATCCAAGAAATGTTGTAGAAGGCCTGCAAACGTCTATGGTCCCTGTATCCGGGTCTATTGTAGCTGAATTTACAGTGGAGAAACCCGGCATCTATTCATTTGTGACACACGCCTTTGACCATGTAACAAAAGGGGCACTGGGTAAAATCGAAGTGACGGAATAG